In Monodelphis domestica isolate mMonDom1 chromosome 1, mMonDom1.pri, whole genome shotgun sequence, the sequence AAAAATGGTGAGCTCTgcgggggctggggggggggagcagcagGGTGGTGGGATTCCCTCGGGCTGATTCTGGCCGCTTTCTTGAAAGGAAAAGACCTGGGCCTGGCGTTTGAAATACCGGCGCACCTGAAGAACCAAGCCCTCTTTGCTGCGTGCGTCTTGAAGGTAAACGTGCGCCCCGGAAGCTGCCCCGTGGCGGCGGCGGGCGCTGGGGTCAGGATGCCGTCTGTGCCCGGCGATGCTCTCTGCTCAGGGCTGACGTCCTTCTTCCCCCCTTAGAATGCGGAACTGAAATTTAACTTTGGGGAAGACGAATTTAAGTTTCCCCCCAAAGATGGGTTTGTCGGTCTCTGCAAGGCTTCTGACGGCCACATCGTGAAATCTCAGCACACAGGTACCGCGCCAGGGGCTTTGGGCGTCTGGGAGAGGGCAGCATGGCCGCCTGGGGAAACAGCGGGGGCCGCAGGAGGGGGAGACCTTGGTCGTGGGCCCCAGAGGCcgggggcagggggcaggggcCCCTCTCTTGACTGCTGGGGGCTGGACGAGGCAGACCAGCCCTTCTCCAGGCCCCGTCCAGCCTTTGTTGGCTCAGGGACCAGCCTGCTGCCATTTGGCACTTTTCGCCTCCTAGCGGAGCGGCTTCTCGTTCTTCTTCCTGATGTCAGGAGCGTCCCAGGCTCTCCCGATGTTGTACTGACGGGGGCTCCTGGGAGGGGGCAGAGGTGGGGCTGGGGTGCCTGGTGGTCCTCTGCTTGAGAAGTGAATTCTTCCCCAGGCGGGAAGTCTTTCACACAGCAcatggagcaccaggcctggggcGGGGGCACGATGTGACAGACgcagggcctgggttcaaatgggacctcagacgCTGCCTAgccgtatgaccctgggcaagtcacttggccccaaGCGATACTTACAAGCGATTGGAAGGGGCTTAACAACACCAACAAAGCTTGAGTTGTTCCTTAGGCTTATTCATTTGAGGGTTTTGAGATGGAGGGAGGCGCTGGGGCTGCTGGGGCAGGGCAGGCGGTTGAATCGGGCCCGGATTGGGCCCTTAGATGAGGGCCGTCGGGCCCAGGCAGCTCCCGGAAGTCCCGGCCGCCGCCTCCCTGGCCTCTGCCAGCTTTCCCTCTGGCTCTCGTCTTCAGGAAGCGCCCAGGTGGCCCAGACCAAGTTCCTGCCCAACGCTCCGAAAGCGCTCATCGTGGAGCCGTCCCGCGAGCTGGCCGAGCAGACCTTGAACAACGTCAAGCAGTTCAAGAAATACGTCGATAACCCGAAGCTAAGGTAGCGAGCCGTGCGGCGGTCTGCTGAGGCGGGGGGGCTCCTTCGCAGGCCAGGATTGCCCGGGCTCCCTTTGGCCTCCAGCCGGAGCAGGCCTGGAAAGTCGGGGTGTCCGGCTTAGTTTGGGCTCATGCAGGAGAGCCGCCTCCTCTTGTGGCCTCCCAGACCGTCCTGGCCAGCCCCGACTTGGGTCAGGCCTCAAGGCCTGTCTTATCCTGCTGGATCCTCCCTGTTGGCACCAGGCAGGCTCGCTGGGCATGAGACAGGAGGCCAGGGTGCTGAGCGGCATCGTGAGCTTGGCCTAAGCTCCTTTCCTGGGTGGGGTGTCCACTTCGGGCTCATGGCCCAACGAGGGAACGTGACTCGTGCAGTGATCGCtgtcctcaccccccccccccaccagcgAACTCTGGGGCCCCCAAGGGGTACTTGGCTGTgagagatcagggaaggcttcctggaggaagtgGGATTTGGGCGAGGCTTCAAAGGGTAAGAATGCTCTGAGGGGGCGTGTGCAGAGCTGTGGTGGAGAAGCCTTTATGTGTCCTTTTTGGCCCCCGCCGAGGCCATCCTCGATTGACCGTGGGCCTTGACCCAAGGCGGCAAGCTCTGTGCCCCCAACGCCTTGGAAAACAGGCGCGGTTCGAGGGAGGTGTGACCCGTGTTTTGTTCTCTCTCAGGGAGCTCCTGATCATCGGTGGGGTGGCCGCCCGGGATCAGCTCTCTATCCTGGAACAAGGGGTGAGTTCTCTTTCTCCGAGCAGCTTTCCGGTCGGGCTTTCTGGGGCGCCTGCAGTCCCCCCCGCTCCGGGCTCTCCCCTCAGTCAGAGAAGAAAGCTGCGTAGGGTCCGACGGGGAGAGCGTGCCAGGGGTGAGAAGCCCGGCCACTGGCGGCCCTGCAGGGAGGATTTGTCCGCCCTGCACTGACTTGTGCAGCCCACAGCTCTTGCGGTCACTGTTTCGGGCTGGGGGCTGGACCGTCCGGCTGGCCAGAGCCGCCTTCCGTACCAGGGCTGCTGGGGAGGCGCAGGAGGGCCTGGAGTACGTGCTGGCCAGGCTTAGCCGCGGGGCAGCGGACAGAGGAGGCCTTTGCCTTCCCTGGCGCCTCCCGAACAGCCACTCAGGATGGCGCTGCCCCTGGCATCCTGGTTTTACACTGGAGGGAGCGGAGGCAGGAGTGGCCCCAGGGTCTCCCTGCCTCCGGCTCCAGCCCGGGGCCCCCAGAGGCCTGCGTGGGAGAGATCGGGGATCTTCTCATTCGTTTGATAAGTGGGTGCTGCGCAGCCAGGCCCGACCCTGGAGCGGGGCTCTGCCCGGGAATTGTCGGGGCTGGGGGGCCTCCAGAGGGCCCAGGCTGACCGGCTCCTGGAGATTAGGAAGCTGGGCCTAGCGCCGGTCAGAAAGGCATCGGAGCGGTCGAGCGCCCCCTCCCCCATCAGCACATTTGGTTTCACTGTTCCGAGGCCCTGCCTGGGCTGCTCTGGGAGAGGGGTTGGCTGCGGCGCGTCCAGTCTGCCTCCTCTGTGCCTGTGGGTCAGCCCATGTCCGGCGGGCCTGGACCAGATggctgtggggggatgggctgacATGTCAGGGCTGCCAGGGCCAAGGAGGGCCCAGATTCCCCTTTGTGTCCTGGGATGGCTCCGTGTGTCCACTGCTGCAGATCGCGGCCTCTCCAGGCTGACCACAGCCCAGGGCAGAGGCGAGCTTTGGTGCGAGGCCTCATTAGTAGGGTGACGGTCATTTGGCCTTAGGGCCCAGATCTGTTTCCTCAGCTCTAGAATAGCGTTTTGGGTCCAGCAATCTGTGCTTGTCTCAGCCAGGGACGGAGATAGCCTGACGAGCTCCCTGGTGgctcattgccaagaaaaccaaactggacaccctccttcctcctctgccCTGGTCTTTGCCTTCATGCCCCCCAGCCGTCTCCCCGGCCATCAAGGACCAGCTCTCTGGTGACTTTCTGGGGGATTCCTCTGCTTGGGCCTGCAGGTGGACATAGTGGTCGGGACTCCAGGAAGGCTGGACGACTTGGTGTCCACTGGCAAGCTCAACCTATCCCAGATCCGCTTCCTGGTTCTGGACGAGGCTGTGAGTAGGCCCGGCTGGGGTGGGCTcggggaggggagcagagccaGTTCCTCCTGTCTGGCCCGTGCCGGGGAGTCCGACATGGGCTTCGTGGCTCCAGCACGTCGGGGCGTGCTCCGGGCCCATCTCAGCCCTGGGGGGGGCCTCTTCCCAAGGAGCCCCGAGGGGGGGCTGCCATCTGAGCCGTCACGGACGGGGCCGCTGCCGCCTTCTCTTCCCTGCAGGACGGGCTTCTTTCCCAGGGCTACTCGGACTTCATCAACAGGATCCACAACCAGATTCCTCAGATCACCTCTGATGGCAAAAGACTGCAGGTGCTGAGAATGGCGAAGGCCTTCCCGCTGCTCCAGGGCCTGCTCTCGGggcccttctcttccctctcctgacCCGGGGCTGGAGGGTTGCCCGGAAGCCTCTGAGGGGGGACAGTGGAGGGACCGAGACCGTCGTGACGCTAGCAGCCATTAAGGGAAAGCCCCAACCCTGGtgttccgtcttggaatcaatcctcaGGGGGAGATCCAAGGCAGAACTGGGGGAAGGACTAGGCCGGGGGGTTAAAGGGTCCTGTCCAGGGTCCCCCAGCGAGGAAGTCTGAGGCCAGGGCTGGGCCTAGCGCTACCCACTGAGCCTCCTGACTGCCTCCACGGCCTTGGTAAGAGATGTAGCGCCAACCTAACTCCAGAAGGCCTTTTTGGACGTGGCTCTTCCCCGAGGGGAGCTCCGGCTCGAGCACCCTCCGCCGGCTTCGGCCGCGGCCTTCCTGCGCACGCTGGTGATGGGGCCGCCCGCGGGTGAGGTGATCGCCTGGCCGTTTGTGCTTTCAGGTCATCGTCTGCTCGGCCACTCTGCACTCGTTCGACGTCAAGAAGCTTTCGGAAAAGATCATGCATTTCCCAACCTGGGTGGATCTGAAAGGAGAGGATTCTGTCCCCGAAACCGTGCACCATGTTGTGGTTCCCGTGAACCCCAAAACGGACCGGCTGTGGGAGAGGCTGGGCAAAACTCACATCCGGGTAGGTGGCCCTGCCTTCAGGCGGGGGAGGAATGTCGGGGTCGCATTGGTCCTTCCCACAGGCCTCTTGGGCCGCTTCCTTCTATGTCAGCATCGGTCCGAGAGGAGGCTCCCCTCTCCCTGCCCAGGACCTGTTCCTGCTCGGGAGTAGCCATTGACATCTCCTCTCTCTGCCTGCCATCCTCCTGCCCCTAAAAAAGGAGCCAAGTGGTAGACGGGGGGATCCGATCACCGAATGGCTCTCATTTCTCAAAAGTGAGCAACTTGGGGGCGGCCAGAGCCAGGCccggagacaggaggtcctggtttccaGGCTGGCCTCAGACCCTGCCTAGCCGGGGACCCCCTCTGCTCAGCCTTCCTGCTCGTCATCTCTCCACGGCACCGATTCTAAGATGGCAGCTGTGGGGTTAGAAACTTAAAAAGGGCTCTGGAGTCAGCAGCACCGTGATTTGTTGACCCCTTTGGGGTGGCACAGATCCTGCAGGGGTTCGCCTTTTGCTCTAGCCCGTGGACCGAGGAGGACGCTGAGGCCAGCAGGGCCCCCGCTCACACGGCTAGCAGGTGCCTGAGGCCCGATGCGCTCCGAGGGGCCAGATCCAGGGCTCGAGGGCAGAATAACTGGAGCGGGCCGTGGCTGGACCAGTGACCAGCTTGTGGGCCTTCTCAGGCAGCCCCAGAAAGAGATTCTCTGAGAGGGAATCAGCCGTGGGGCTACAGAGCCAGAGGGGAGgccctggggagggagggaagagggcagGCGGGCAGCGGAGACGGGCCCACTTGGCCCGGATCTTGGCAAAAGCCGGGACGGCGAGCCAGTGAGTGTAGACAGTCTAGACGTTTGTCCTTCCACAGCGAAGGGGGCTTGTTTTCTCTGAGCATCCCTGCGTGTGACGAAGCCTGCCAGGGAGAGGCGAATTTCTGTCTGTGGCGCGTCCCCAAAGGGCTTCTTTGGCTCAGTGTAGTCACGCCACAGTGGCCATCTTGGCCTCGCCCGCCCTCGGACAGAGGAGGCTCCCGAGGCAGTGTCTGGCCACCTCGACAAAGCTCAGCGGCCCCAGGAACCTGGCATGTGGGGCTGCTCTGTGGCTTTTGGACTTCTGCCTGCTCTTTCAGGGTCGATGCCAAGGATCGGCTCCGAGGCCGACGAGCACAAGGGCCGGACGGGGGGGtgaagggactggcccagggtcacccagccaggacctgccttctctaggcctggctctctgtcccctgAGCCCCTGGCTGCCCCTTGCTCCGTGGTCTCTAAAACATGCATGTTTTAAATCCCGTCGGCTTTTTTGTCTGTTATTTGGTAGACGGACGAAGTACACGCGAAAGATAACACGAGGCCAGGCGCAAACAGCCCCGGTGAGTGAGCGAGCGAGCGTGCGAgtgggggggagaaggaagatcTCGTGCCAGGTCCTGGACGCCCATGACAGCCTGGCACCTGGCTGGGCCCCCGGGGAGATCTCAGTGATGGGGCTGGGGTGCCCCAGGGCCCCTCCCCGGGTATCTGAGGCCTTCCACGTCCTGCCCTCGGCCCATCACCCATGAAGCTGTCCCTGCCTCCGGGGACCTCCTCTGGCCGTACGGAGGGGGAAGCAGCTGCTGGACACGTGTGTGCCCACGAGCACCTCCTGGGGGCCCAGCACTGGCTTAAGTGCTTGGGGAGACAGGCCAGAGGAGGTGGGGGCCGCTTCTGGGCAGGGAGGCAGCCCATGTGCCCGAGGGAGCACTTGTGAAGGGCCGCGGCACCCAGGAGGTGGGAGGGTTGGACGTCAGGGAAGACAGGACCGTCTGCTGGGAGGGCGGTGGCGGCTTCAGAGGTCTGTGGTAGAAGACGGGGGGCCCCTGACTTTGGAGACCAGGCCTTTGGGGGCACACGCCCATCCTAGCAGTGGGGAAGGGGGGCACCGACAGGGGTGTCCTGGCACCACTTCCGGCCTGGGGCATCCGAGACGGCCTTTCGTGTCGGGAGCGGCCCCCCCGCCCTCCTCCTCCGTTCCTGGCCGTCTGGTGGGATGAGTGGCCTGGCTCTGTGGGCCAAGGCTGCCGAGTGCCCCACAAGGGCCTTTTCCTGGTAAGGATCCTTGGGCTCATGTCTGGGGTGTCCCCATTCATCCCCCCATCGGCCCAGCTTGCCTTGTGATGAATCTGCTTAGACTGAGGTGAAGACGAGGCGGCTTCCTTTAGGGCCCCAGGAATGGAGCCCCTGAcgccccctccctctccttgggGGTACCAGCTGGTGTTGGGGGGTCACAGAGGAGCTGCTCCCCGTCTCCATCCGGGGCATCGGAGGAGACTCGGCTGGTTTACAGCGTCCTCGGCCCATTTAGCACTGCAGGCCGTGACGCGACGCTCGCCGGCTCTAAGTTACCCGCAAAGCCCACTTGCTCAGCGGTCACTGCTCTAAGGCCCAGATGCTCCTCTGGAGGCGGGCCTTGGCCGGGAGTCTGCACACGCGTGTGCATCGCGTGGAGCGAGAGCGCGGGCCGGGAGCGCCCCGCGGACTGGAGCCGGCCTGTGCTCAGCCGGAATCTCGTCCCTTTGCCGCTTCTCAGAGATGTGGTCCGAAGCCATCAAGGTCCTGAAGGGGGAGTACACGGTGCGGGCCATCAAGGAGCACAAGATGGACCAGGCCATCATCTTCTGCCGGACCAAGATCGACTGCGATAACCTGGAGCAGTACTTCATGCAGCAGGGCGGAGGTGAGCTGCCCCCGCCGGGAGGCAggaagtgcccccccccccccagccgcgGGGTCCAGATTCTGAAGGTCCGGAAGggagtgagagggagagggagagagagagagtgtgtgtgtgcgtgcgtgtgtgcacgtgtgtgtgtaaGACAGGCAGGCGGACTGGCCATCCCCTTCCTTCCCCGGCCTCGGGCCTTTGGTGGGAAGTCTCAGTGCAGCGAATGCAACACGGCCTCCCTCGTAAAGGGAGCGTCCGTGGTGCCATCTGACTGGGCCGGACGACGGGCGTCGAGCCGGGCCTGTCCTGGGGCCTGGCCACGAGGCCGCTCTGGGGTTTCTAAGCTCCCGCGTCCACCATTATAGTTGTTCTGTCCCTCCTCCCGCCCGCTCACCTGTCCTGCCTTTGGGTTTGCTGCTGCCCCTCCGGCCGAGATCGCCCCCCGGTCAGGATTGCCCGCCGGTCTGCAGGTCCTACGCGGGCCGGCCGGCCTCTCTCTGCCTTGGCCAGTTCGGTCCGGTCAGGGGGTGCGGGTCGCCTGGCCCCACAGACCCGCCTCCGGGCCATGGGGGCGCCTCGAGTCCACGTCGGTTTGGACGACTCCATGGCCCGTCGGGCTCAGAGCCGGGTGTGCCCTCGCCCAGGTCCGGACAAGAAGGGACACCAGTTCTCCTGCGTTTGTCTTCACGGCGACAGGAAGCCTCACGAGAGGAAGCAGAACTTGGAGAGATTTAAGGTACGGCTTTTGGCACAGGGCGCACCCGGGGGGGGGGGCGCTCAGGCCCAGAGTTTGCCCTCTGCTCTGCGATCAGGCCCTCGGAGCCGCTGCCAGCGCCCTGCGCATTTCCGGACGCTGCGGGGCTCAGCCTCCCCGGGACAGGGAACACGTGGTCGTGGCCCCTTTTATGCTGCTCTTGGCCGGCTCGGCACGGGCCTCTGACGACAGCCCTGGGCAGAGCAGGGCAGCCCGTAGGAAGCCCCCAGGCAATGGGGGCCGCTCCTGCTCGGGGAGTCCTGTTGGGGCTCCCAGGCCAGGGGATGGCTCGGGAAGGGCTCTGCAGGGGGCCTCGAGTGCCCAGCTCGGTGTCGTGgcaccctcccccttcccaggccAGATGGGGAAAAGGACGGCATCTCCCCGCCAGGGGCCTTGGGTGATCCAGGACGGCGGCCTCTTTGGTGCCAACCCCTCGGGCCTGGGGCTGGGCACCCAGGGTCACCAGAGGCCTCACGTCTGGGTTCTCGCCCCAGTGGCATGACGGGGCGAGGCAGGCGGCCTTTCCGAGCCTCGGCTGCTTGGGGAGTGCTAGACCGGACGCCCTGTGGCCTGGGCGGTGGGAGGAATGAGGGGGTCTCTGAGCCTGCCGGTGCCCCCGTGGTCTACCCGGGCTTGGGAAGACCTGCCTGGGAAAAGGGCAGCCCGCGGCAGACAGCTCTGCCCTCCCCTCCCAGCCTCTCGGAGGCGACGGATCGATGGATCACGCCCCCCGATGGGGGCTCGGGCCCCTTGGGGGGGCCTCGGCTCTTCAGGGAGTTGATCTCGCTGCAAAGGCGGGGCTTGTGCTCCCAACTCGCTCTCCCATGGCCAGTCACCGTGCTGAAGTGAAGCCAGGGACGAGCCTTGAACTAGGCCGCGCTCCTCCCCCTCCCCGGGCCCTGTTTCATGGCGGGGGAGATGCCTGGGGGGGCGGAAGAGCCAGGCTCCCCTCATCAGAACTCAAGGGTTGCCCCTCCTGTCGGTCCCGAGGCTCTGGCTCTCCTCGGCTGGACGCTCGCTGGTCAGCGGGCCCATCCCTGGGCCGGCCGGCTTTGTGCGGCTCTCCGCAGGGGACTGTACGATCGCCTCtcctgtccgtctgtctgtctcgtCTGCAGAAGGGAGACGTTCGGTTTCTGATCTGCACCGACGTGGCCGCCAGAGGGATCGACATCCACGGGGTTCCTTACGGTAAGGGGGGCCTCCGGGTCTGGGTGCCGGGCAGGAGCGCTCCGAGTGGAGGGGGGCCGCGGGCCAGGGCGGCGCATCCCATCCTCGCCGCTTCTTTCAGTCATCAACGTGACCCTGCCCGACGAAAAGCAGAACTACGTCCATCGGATCGGCCGGGTGGGCCGAGCGGAGAGGTATGGCCGCCCTCGGGCGGGGGAGGGCTTCCTCGGGCCCCTCGGCGCCCTCTTCAGGGCCGGCTCTGACGGGGCTCTCCGGTCATTGCAGGATGGGTCTGGCCGTGTCCCTGGTGGCGACGGAGAAGGAGAAGGTAACGTTTGGGCCTCGGCTTCCCTCGCCCGCTCTGGGCAGTTTCCCCTGGGCTTCCTTCAGACGGGCTCGGGGAGACAGAGGGGGCGCCTCCGAGGGCCGGCAGCCTTCCCCAGAGGAGGGTGCCCAGGCCTGGCGTGCTCTGCATCGCGTCCCCTCGTGACTTAGGTCTGGTACCACGTCTGCAGCAGCCGGGGGAAGGGATGCTATAACACCAGGCTGAAGGAAGACGGCGGCTGCACCATCTGGTACAACGAGATGCAGGTAGGCCCCCGCGGCCAGCGCGCCTGGGGAGACGCGCGGCACGACGAGGCCCGGCGCCCGTGGGGAGACGCGCGGCACGACGAGGCCCAGCGCCCGTGGGGAGACGCGCGGCACGACGAGGCCCGGCGCCCGTGGGGAGACGCGCGGCACGACGAGGCCCGGCGCCCGTGGGGAGACGCGCGGCACGACGAGGCCCGGTGCCCGTGGGGAGACGCGCGGCACGACGAGGCCCAGCGCCCGTGGGCGCGTGTGGGTGGGCACCCCGGGCCGCATCGCCTTGAAGGGATTGACGCGCGCCCTCTGCCCTTAGCTGCTGTCCGACATCGAGGAACACCTGAACTGCACCATCTCCCAAGTGGAGCCCGACATCAAAGTCCCCGTGGACGAGTTTGATGGCAAAGTGACCTACGGGCAGAAGAGAGCCGCCGGGGGTAAGCCCTGGGGGGCCCGCGACCCTGCAGCGAGGAGCGGGGGAGGGGGACGAGTTGGGGGCCTCGGAGGGCCCCGGCTCTTGGGGGAGGGTGGCCGAGGCAGGTCTCAAAATGATGAGGTTTCCAGGCTGGCACCCAGACTCCCTTCCCCGATGCATCTGAGCCACCGTGCTCGGAATCTCCTGGGAGGAGGCAGCAGGGGGCTCCGGAGGAGGCCGGGGCTTCCTCGAACTCTTTCCTGGGCACGGCTGGCTCTCCCCGGGCAGGATTTCAGCCTCCCAGCCCGCCTCTGCCCACATAAGCAGGGAGCTCCTCCCTCGCCCGGGGAAGCTGGGCGCCCATCACCAGCCGCCGGAGCTCCCCTCGGGCTCCGAGGCCCCCAGAGTGGGAAGCGAAGGGACTGCCCGGAGCTGGTCTGGGCCGTGGCGGGCCTGCCGACGGGCTCCTTTTGCCTCCGTGCTAAGGGCCGGCACCTGTGGCCAGCGGGCAGAGGGCGGGAGTCGGGGTGGAGGAGCCAGAGCTGCGCTGACAGGCCGTGTGTGCCCGCTGCAGGTGGGACGTACAAGGGCCACGTGGACATCCTGGCGCCCACCGTGCAGGAGCTGGCGGCCCTGGAGAAGGAGGCCCAGACGTCGTTCCTGCACCTCGGCTACCTGCCCAACCAGCTCTTCAGGACCTTCTGACCGGGAGGGCGCCCGGGCCCGCCCTCCCCCCGGCTCCCTCTCCCGCATGGTGATTGTCCACAATAAAAGGACCGGCCTGGCCGCTGCGTGCTCGCGCACCTGCTTTGGTCATCTCGTGACTCGCGTCCGAGCTGGGCAGGAGGGGTCCGAGGGGAGACTGTGCCAGCCTGGGGTCTCCCCAGTGCATTGGGGGGTGTGGGTGTTCCCCGTGATGGCTCACAGGGCAGGGATGTCGGGGGGCTCCCCTTCCACCCTGATTGCCCACCCACACGTGCAGCCCTCTGCTAGGTGGAGCCTTTGGGCACAGCATGAAGGTGGCTTGGCACCAAGGAAGTGTCATGGTGCCCGTGTGCCCTCTGGGGAGCGAGTGTGTGTGCCACGAACCCGGGACTTGTCTCTGGGTAGGTCCAGCCCCATCGTCCACCCAGATGTGGCCACTGGCATTGGGTCAGCTGCAGGCACTGGGCTTGTTACATGCCCGTGCCTAGTTTTCCCTGAGGAAACCCCATGTTCAGACCTCCCCAATGGGGCCTTGATGGGTGGCAGTGCCCAGTGGGGGCATCTCTCTTCCTGCAGCCTTTTGGGGCAGGGAGTGGTGAGCCTGGGGCACACACCAGAGGCCGTGCCTCTCGCCCAGCAGCTGCGATCGGGGGCTTGGAATAGCTTCTCAAGCACTCGCACTAATGCCGTTCTGAAGTTTTCTTTGCCCCCCAGATAATGCCAAGACTTGCCCCTGCGGGCAGCACCTTGGCTGGGGTCCCACTTAGTCCCTGGTGCCTGGCCAGGCCTCTGG encodes:
- the DDX1 gene encoding ATP-dependent RNA helicase DDX1 isoform X1, which codes for MPVTLAPSSVLCRALPLSLLQVSVPEPRPHPGPRAPPPRLLESWPVCARAAPSAHVSPAFPSFPRGPLEAGLPLLVDRGEMGVMPEIAQAVEEMDWLLPTDIQAESIPLILGGGDVLMAAETGSGKTGAFSIPVIQIVYETLKDQQEGKKGKTTVKTGASVLNKWQMNPYDRGSAFAIGSDGLCCQSREVKEWHGCRSTKGVMKGKYYYEVSCHDQGLCRVGWSASQASLDLGTDKFGFGFGGTGKKSHNKQFDGYGEEFTMHDTIGCYLDIDKGQVKFSKNGKDLGLAFEIPAHLKNQALFAACVLKNAELKFNFGEDEFKFPPKDGFVGLCKASDGHIVKSQHTGSAQVAQTKFLPNAPKALIVEPSRELAEQTLNNVKQFKKYVDNPKLRELLIIGGVAARDQLSILEQGVDIVVGTPGRLDDLVSTGKLNLSQIRFLVLDEADGLLSQGYSDFINRIHNQIPQITSDGKRLQVIVCSATLHSFDVKKLSEKIMHFPTWVDLKGEDSVPETVHHVVVPVNPKTDRLWERLGKTHIRTDEVHAKDNTRPGANSPEMWSEAIKVLKGEYTVRAIKEHKMDQAIIFCRTKIDCDNLEQYFMQQGGGPDKKGHQFSCVCLHGDRKPHERKQNLERFKKGDVRFLICTDVAARGIDIHGVPYVINVTLPDEKQNYVHRIGRVGRAERMGLAVSLVATEKEKVWYHVCSSRGKGCYNTRLKEDGGCTIWYNEMQLLSDIEEHLNCTISQVEPDIKVPVDEFDGKVTYGQKRAAGGGTYKGHVDILAPTVQELAALEKEAQTSFLHLGYLPNQLFRTF
- the DDX1 gene encoding ATP-dependent RNA helicase DDX1 isoform X3, which translates into the protein MGVMPEIAQAVEEMDWLLPTDIQAESIPLILGGGDVLMAAETGSGKTGAFSIPVIQIVYETLKDQQEGKKGKTTVKTGASVLNKWQMNPYDRGSAFAIGSDGLCCQSREVKEWHGCRSTKGVMKGKYYYEVSCHDQGLCRVGWSASQASLDLGTDKFGFGFGGTGKKSHNKQFDGYGEEFTMHDTIGCYLDIDKGQVKFSKNGKDLGLAFEIPAHLKNQALFAACVLKNAELKFNFGEDEFKFPPKDGFVGLCKASDGHIVKSQHTGSAQVAQTKFLPNAPKALIVEPSRELAEQTLNNVKQFKKYVDNPKLRELLIIGGVAARDQLSILEQGVDIVVGTPGRLDDLVSTGKLNLSQIRFLVLDEADGLLSQGYSDFINRIHNQIPQITSDGKRLQVIVCSATLHSFDVKKLSEKIMHFPTWVDLKGEDSVPETVHHVVVPVNPKTDRLWERLGKTHIRTDEVHAKDNTRPGANSPEMWSEAIKVLKGEYTVRAIKEHKMDQAIIFCRTKIDCDNLEQYFMQQGGGPDKKGHQFSCVCLHGDRKPHERKQNLERFKKGDVRFLICTDVAARGIDIHGVPYVINVTLPDEKQNYVHRIGRVGRAERMGLAVSLVATEKEKVWYHVCSSRGKGCYNTRLKEDGGCTIWYNEMQLLSDIEEHLNCTISQVEPDIKVPVDEFDGKVTYGQKRAAGGGTYKGHVDILAPTVQELAALEKEAQTSFLHLGYLPNQLFRTF
- the DDX1 gene encoding ATP-dependent RNA helicase DDX1 isoform X2, translated to MAAFSEMGVMPEIAQAVEEMDWLLPTDIQAESIPLILGGGDVLMAAETGSGKTGAFSIPVIQIVYETLKDQQEGKKGKTTVKTGASVLNKWQMNPYDRGSAFAIGSDGLCCQSREVKEWHGCRSTKGVMKGKYYYEVSCHDQGLCRVGWSASQASLDLGTDKFGFGFGGTGKKSHNKQFDGYGEEFTMHDTIGCYLDIDKGQVKFSKNGKDLGLAFEIPAHLKNQALFAACVLKNAELKFNFGEDEFKFPPKDGFVGLCKASDGHIVKSQHTGSAQVAQTKFLPNAPKALIVEPSRELAEQTLNNVKQFKKYVDNPKLRELLIIGGVAARDQLSILEQGVDIVVGTPGRLDDLVSTGKLNLSQIRFLVLDEADGLLSQGYSDFINRIHNQIPQITSDGKRLQVIVCSATLHSFDVKKLSEKIMHFPTWVDLKGEDSVPETVHHVVVPVNPKTDRLWERLGKTHIRTDEVHAKDNTRPGANSPEMWSEAIKVLKGEYTVRAIKEHKMDQAIIFCRTKIDCDNLEQYFMQQGGGPDKKGHQFSCVCLHGDRKPHERKQNLERFKKGDVRFLICTDVAARGIDIHGVPYVINVTLPDEKQNYVHRIGRVGRAERMGLAVSLVATEKEKVWYHVCSSRGKGCYNTRLKEDGGCTIWYNEMQLLSDIEEHLNCTISQVEPDIKVPVDEFDGKVTYGQKRAAGGGTYKGHVDILAPTVQELAALEKEAQTSFLHLGYLPNQLFRTF